From a single Phaenicophaeus curvirostris isolate KB17595 chromosome 8, BPBGC_Pcur_1.0, whole genome shotgun sequence genomic region:
- the FASLG gene encoding tumor necrosis factor ligand superfamily member 6 produces MQAYKSRAGSSPRAQSGTTLPDFGCQMENHAKHVQPMPLSATQQNLNYVYPQIFWVDGCANTSSSCPSAPPIAPFLPPVPDRRKKTRNNRERRSTGFLVMSLLILLALTGVGLSMFQIFHLEKELAELKESASTEHIPPALEKLIGQKEEAMKKEPRKAAHLTGNPAQQDLPLEWEPISGHAFTSGIQYRDQGLVINETGLYFVYSNVLFRGSVCSNQVLTHIVYKKNPSLPGSHVLMEDKSINYCTSQKIWAHKSYLGALFKLRNMDSLHVNVSKIALVNFEESNTFFGLFKL; encoded by the exons ATGCAGGCGTATAAAAGCAGAGCTGGGTCTTCCCCCAGGGCTCAATCTGGGACAACCCTGCCAGATTTTGGCTGCCAAATGGAGAATCACGCCAAGCATGTCCAGCCTATGCCGCTCTCAGCCACGCAGCAGAACTTGAACTACGTGTACCCCCAGATCTTTTGGGTGGATGGCTGTGCCAACACAAGTTCttcctgcccctcagcaccccccaTTGCTCCTTTCCTGCCACCTGTACCTGAccggaggaaaaaaacaaggaacaacagggaaaggaggagcacTGGTTTCCTGGTGATGTCCCTGCTGATCCTGCTGGCCCTCACTGGAGTGGGCCTGAGCATGTTTCAGATTTTCCACCTGGAGAAGGAACTGGCTGAACTCAAAGAG TCTGCCAGTACCGAACACATTCCTCCAGCTCTGGAGAAACTCATAG GGCAGAAGGAGGAGGCGATGAAAAAGGAACCGAGGAAGGCAGCACACTTAACAG GAAACCCGGCCCAGCAGGACCTTCCTCTGGAGTGGGAACCCATCTCTGGCCATGCCTTCACCAGTGGCATTCAGTATCGCGATCAGGGACTTGTCATCAATGAGACTGGCCTGTACTTTGTGTACTCCAATGTGCTCTTCCGGGGCAGTGTCTGCAGCAACCAGGTGTTGACCCACATCGTCTACAAGAAAAACCCATCCTTGCCAGGCAGCCACGTGCTGATGGAGGACAAAAGCATCAACTACTGTACAAGTCAGAAAATATGGGCCCATAAAAGCTACCTGGGTGCTTTGTTCAAGCTCAGGAATATGGACAGTTTGCACGTCAATGTCTCCAAAATCGCTCTAGTTAATTTTGAGGAATCCAATACATTCTTTGGCTTGTTTAAGCTTTAA